The following coding sequences are from one Sphingobium sp. Cam5-1 window:
- a CDS encoding YqaA family protein — MLTKLYQWTLAKAAHAHAERWLFVISFMESSFFPIPPHPLLGLMCLARPERAIRFGIICTLASVLGGLLGYAIGHFLYEAVGQQILQALGLATKFPVAACYLRDYGAEIILVKGATPIPFKLITITAGFIGLSLFTFLWASILSRAFQFMLVGFLFWKFGRPIKAFIEKYLGLLSAAFLVLVVGGFIAASMLSGGGHKDDKCSQATMATIR, encoded by the coding sequence ATGCTCACCAAGCTTTACCAATGGACGCTGGCCAAAGCCGCCCACGCCCATGCCGAACGCTGGCTCTTCGTCATCTCCTTTATGGAGAGCAGCTTCTTCCCCATCCCCCCGCACCCGCTGCTCGGCCTTATGTGCCTTGCCCGGCCGGAACGGGCGATCCGCTTCGGCATCATCTGCACACTTGCCTCGGTATTGGGCGGCCTGCTCGGCTATGCGATCGGCCATTTCCTCTATGAAGCCGTCGGACAGCAGATCCTCCAAGCCCTTGGCCTCGCAACCAAATTCCCGGTCGCGGCCTGCTATCTGCGCGACTATGGCGCGGAAATCATCTTGGTGAAGGGCGCAACGCCCATCCCCTTCAAGCTCATCACCATCACGGCGGGCTTCATCGGCCTGTCGCTCTTCACTTTCCTCTGGGCCAGCATCCTGTCCCGCGCATTCCAGTTCATGCTCGTCGGCTTCCTCTTCTGGAAATTCGGCCGCCCGATAAAGGCGTTCATCGAGAAATATCTGGGCCTCCTCTCCGCCGCTTTCCTGGTCCTCGTAGTCGGCGGCTTCATTGCAGCTTCGATGCTGTCGGGTGGTGGGCACAAGGATGACAAGTGCAGCCAAGCCACCATGGCCACGATCCGCTGA
- a CDS encoding glutathione S-transferase family protein, with protein MIIHGARPSPFVRKVIVFAEEKGLAVEVKPAGFGQGSEIFAQASPFGKIPALEDGDFLISDSSAIITYMDAVKPDPELIPAEPKARARTIWYEEFADTIVQPAAVAIFFNRMVAPLIGREPDIEAADRAEAEQLPGMCDYVEKVLPDSGFLVEDRFTLADIAVACPLISVGYCSPVLKAGRWPRLEQWLDNMSARPSFAAALAAEVKQIEMMKR; from the coding sequence ATGATCATCCATGGCGCGAGGCCATCACCCTTTGTCCGCAAGGTTATCGTCTTTGCCGAGGAAAAGGGTTTGGCTGTCGAGGTGAAACCGGCTGGCTTTGGTCAAGGCAGCGAGATTTTCGCGCAGGCTTCGCCCTTCGGCAAGATACCAGCCCTTGAAGATGGTGATTTTCTGATCAGCGACAGCAGCGCGATCATAACCTATATGGATGCAGTCAAGCCTGATCCAGAATTGATCCCGGCAGAGCCGAAAGCGCGTGCCCGGACCATCTGGTATGAAGAATTTGCAGATACCATCGTGCAGCCTGCCGCCGTCGCGATCTTCTTCAACCGCATGGTTGCGCCCTTGATTGGGAGGGAGCCGGACATTGAGGCTGCCGACCGGGCGGAAGCGGAGCAATTGCCGGGGATGTGCGACTATGTGGAAAAGGTCTTGCCTGACAGCGGCTTCCTTGTCGAGGATCGCTTCACTCTGGCGGACATTGCGGTGGCCTGTCCGCTTATCAGCGTGGGCTATTGCAGTCCGGTTTTGAAGGCGGGCCGCTGGCCCCGGCTGGAACAATGGCTGGATAATATGTCTGCGCGGCCAAGTTTTGCAGCGGCGCTGGCTGCGGAGGTCAAGCAGATCGAGATGATGAAGAGGTAA
- a CDS encoding DNA-packaging protein, whose translation MGGMSDFERLAALPDVARERVLAGLNGAAAQALEHDWEWLARPEQLAPEGDWRVWLMMAGRGFGKTRAGAEWVRRVAESDGAARIALVGATLGEARSVMVEGPSGLLSIAPWWNRPVFSPALRRLVWPNGAMALLFGAADPESLRGPQFSHGWADEIAKWPQGEAAWDNMMMGMRLGRAPQVMATTTPRPVALVRGLVARDGADVAVTRGRTADNALNLADGFVAAMEQNYGATRLGRQELDGELIEEVEGALWNRALLERCRVAYVPGGDGGGALLSRVVIGVDPPASAHGDACGIVVVGFGGDGRAYVIADASVEKASPEGWARAVAEAAAVHGADRVIAEANNGGAMVESVLRAAEAALPVRLVHASRGKAARAEPVAALYEAGRVRHRGAFWALEDEMCGLIAGGGYVGPGRSPDRADALVWALTELMLGRRGDARVRAV comes from the coding sequence ATGGGTGGCATGTCGGATTTCGAGAGATTGGCGGCCCTGCCCGACGTGGCGCGTGAGCGGGTGCTGGCGGGGCTGAATGGCGCGGCGGCGCAGGCTTTGGAGCATGATTGGGAATGGCTGGCGCGGCCTGAGCAGCTGGCGCCTGAGGGAGACTGGCGTGTCTGGTTGATGATGGCGGGGCGTGGGTTTGGCAAGACGCGGGCCGGGGCGGAATGGGTGCGGCGGGTTGCGGAGAGCGATGGCGCGGCGCGGATTGCGCTGGTGGGCGCGACATTGGGCGAGGCGCGCAGTGTGATGGTGGAGGGGCCTTCGGGGCTGCTGTCGATTGCGCCCTGGTGGAACCGGCCGGTCTTTTCTCCGGCGCTGCGGCGGCTGGTGTGGCCCAATGGGGCGATGGCTCTGCTGTTTGGGGCGGCTGATCCGGAATCGCTGCGTGGGCCGCAGTTCAGCCATGGCTGGGCGGACGAGATTGCGAAATGGCCGCAGGGGGAAGCGGCGTGGGACAATATGATGATGGGGATGCGGCTGGGGCGGGCGCCTCAAGTGATGGCGACGACGACGCCGCGTCCGGTGGCGCTGGTGCGTGGGCTGGTGGCGCGGGATGGCGCTGATGTCGCGGTGACGCGGGGGCGGACGGCGGACAATGCGCTCAACCTGGCCGATGGTTTCGTGGCGGCGATGGAGCAGAACTATGGCGCGACGCGGCTGGGGCGGCAGGAACTGGACGGCGAGCTGATCGAGGAGGTGGAGGGCGCGCTGTGGAACCGGGCGCTGCTGGAGCGGTGCCGGGTGGCGTATGTGCCGGGCGGCGATGGTGGCGGGGCGTTGCTGTCGCGCGTGGTGATTGGCGTTGATCCTCCGGCGTCGGCGCATGGTGATGCTTGTGGGATCGTGGTCGTGGGGTTTGGTGGGGATGGTCGGGCTTATGTGATCGCCGATGCGAGTGTCGAGAAGGCGAGCCCTGAAGGCTGGGCGCGGGCGGTGGCTGAGGCGGCGGCGGTGCATGGTGCTGATCGGGTGATTGCCGAAGCGAATAATGGCGGGGCGATGGTGGAAAGCGTGCTGCGCGCGGCGGAGGCGGCTTTGCCGGTGCGGCTGGTCCATGCGAGCCGGGGGAAGGCTGCGCGGGCGGAGCCGGTGGCGGCTTTGTATGAAGCCGGGCGGGTGCGGCATCGTGGGGCGTTCTGGGCGCTGGAGGATGAGATGTGCGGGCTGATCGCCGGGGGTGGCTATGTGGGTCCGGGGCGGTCGCCGGATCGGGCGGATGCGCTGGTGTGGGCTTTGACGGAATTGATGCTTGGGCGGCGTGGCGATGCGCGGGTGCGGGCGGTTTGA